From the Nodularia sphaerocarpa UHCC 0038 genome, the window GGCACAACCACCGAAACATCGGGAACAATCACCGAAATCGCCCCATTTTCCTCATTTAACCCCTGGGAAATTAAACCACTCCTCATCATATTTCTCAGCGTCCTCTCTAGGAGACGCTGCGCGAACAGCGTCTCTGTGGTTTATAACTTTTAATCACCCTACCAGCACCTCGCAGCTGCTGATAATATGACTGACTTACCCCATCACCCTGTTCCGAGAGAATATCAATTCCAATCCCATTGCGCCCCTGATCTTTTCCCGAACTATGAATGTAATAACCATCGCCTAAATACAGCCCGACGTGAGTAGCCTTTTCAAGAGTGCCAAAAAACACCAAATCCCCAGGTGCTAACTCAGTCATAGTAATTTTCTGAGTAAAAGCTTCCTGTTGATAAGCATCTCTGGGTAACCAAACACCCACTGAAACAAAAGCCGCCTGCATTAATCCCGAACAGTCGTAATTTGGTGCGATAGTACCACCCCACAGATAGTAATTTGACTGTTGCATGGCTTTTTGGGTAAAATCAATCACGTTTGGGAGTAATTTTCTCATCTCAGACTCAGAAAATGATTTAGCCTGATAAAGTACAGTCGCAGGTTGTAATATATCCAAATCGGCAAAAGATACCCACCCTGGATAGTCATCCTCACACAAACACACTTCAACTGCTGACACCTGATGATTTGATGTCATCCGCAAATGTCGCCCAGAAGCTGCTTGAGTTGTCAGGCGCGTACATTCAGGAGAATCATATAAATTCAGAGCGGCGATACAGTGGTATTCTGCCGATGGGGAATTTAGAATTTGGGATTCTGGATTAGAGAGCATTCTGCAATGATTTTCTTTAGAAAAGACGAACAACTTGAAAATCTTGGTAATGGTATTTTAGAGGCTACTTGGGCAACATTTCCCACTTTAGCTCGTAACCAAGTGGGTTTAACTTGGATTGTTTATGATCCCCCAGTACCTGTAAATACTGGTGGGGCTTTGACTCCTGACGCTTTTTGGAACCATACAGTCCGTGGTTTTACTTATCGCGGTGTGGAACGGATTTACCCGGCGAGTGTAGTCAAACTGTTTTATTTGGTCGCTGTTAACGAATGGCTGGAAAAAGGCATGACTTCACCTTCTCAGGAGTTGGAACGAGCCTTGCGGGATATGATTGTTGATTCTAGCAATGATGCGACTAGTTTAATTGTAGATATCCTCAGTGGTACTACTTCGGGACCTGAGTTACCAACTGGCCCTTTTGAAACTTGGAAATATCAGCGTAATATTGTTAACCGCTATTTTCAATCTTTGGGTTGGGAGGAAATGGAGACAATTAATGTCTGTCAAAAAACTTGGGGTGATGGTCCCTATGGCCGGGAACGGGCATTTTATGGGGAAATGCTGGATAATCGCAATATGGTGACTACTAATGCGATCGCCAAGTTACTTCATAGTATTGTGGGTGGGGTGGCAGTGTCTAGCGGGCGATCGCAAGCGATGATGAGTTTGCTCAAACGTAGTCTCAACCCCGATGATTTACCCACTGATGTCGAAGAAGATCAAGTAACAGGTTTTTTGGGAAGTGGACTTCCCCCAGATGCTCAAATTTGGTCAAAAGCAGGTTGGACAAGTCAAGTTCGTCATGACGCAGCCTATATTGAGTTACCAGAACAGCGTCCCTATATTTTAGTAGTATTTACTGAAGGTAAAGCCAACGCTAAACACCGGGATATTTTACCTTTTATTTCTCAGCTATTTGCCAAAGAAATTAGTAGCCTCTAATTCCTCATTCCTCATATCTTTCTCTTGATTAATCAATGACGAAAGCAGACATGAGAGGATTTATTAAGTAGGTAAGCATTAATAAACCAAACGATGCTACGACTCGTAAACAAGACCCAAACCCTTACTAATGACCAATGACAAATGACCAATGACGACCCTAGCTAGTTAACTTTATTTACGCCGACCTACTTAATCTGTTTCTAACTACGAATTACGAATGATATCGATCAAGTCATAAAAAACCTCACCCCAACCCTCTCCTTATTAAGGAGAGGGAGCAAGAATTTTGTTTTTCTGCTTGACCAGGATAATTGAGGCTACATTCGCCATTGTTTCTCATCTGATAACTATATTTGATCATGTACCTTTAGATAGATTTAAGCATAATTCATTAAACAGTATATTGAGATGTAAAGTACATCATGATTCACGAAGTATCATGGTAAATAAATAAATAATTTTCATGGCAAAATACCAAATCCTGATTTATTGTTAATTAATTTGTTTTTAGGTTTATTATGACATCCCCTGAGCCGCAAAGTGAATTTGGCGAAAACCTTTCACAAACTTCAGACGAGTCACCCTTTAAACAACGGCGGTGGCTACGATTATCGTTAGCTTTTATACTAATTACTGGGGGCGTAACGGCTATAGTTTGGCGTGGATTAACCCCGACAAATCAAGTATCACTTACTAATATTAAAACTCCAGGAGTAAGAGTCAAGGTATCACCAGTACAAATTGGTACAGTTGAGGAAAGTTCAGACTTTGTTGCAAGTTTAGAGTCTCAGCGTTCAGTACAAATACCATCAAAAATTCCGGGACAAGTTACCCAAATATTTCTTCAATCGGGAGATCCAGTTACAGCCGGAACAGCAATTATCGAAGTAGACTCTAAACAAGCGACAATCGATGAAATGAATGCTGCTAGACAGGCTGCTGTAGCACAACGAGAAAATACCCGTGTTAAACTTCAGTCTCTGGAAGCAGCACGCCAATCTCACGTTGCTGATTTACAATTGCAGCAACAGGACTATGATCGGTATGCTGAACTAGCAAATCAAGGAGCCGTATCTCGACGTGCTAGGGATGAGTATGCTAGCAAACTGGCTACAGCCAAGGCTAATCTTGGTGCAATTAATGCCCAGATTCAAGCAGAGCAAGCCACCATATCACAGGCTGAAACAGCTTTGCAACAAGCCGAGGCAAATATTCAAAACCAACAAGTCCAGCCTAAAAATTATAGAATTACAGCACCTTTTAGCGGCACAGTTGGCGATATTCCCGTGAAAGTAGGTGATTTAGTCAATACTTCTACACCACTGGTTACAGTTTCTCAGAAACAACCTTTACAAGTCAATATTTCTGTTCCACAAGAACAAAGCAAACAATTACGTCAGGGAATGCCTGTAGAGGTGTTGAATCCGCAAGGTCAAGTTATAAGTACTAGTAAAATATCTTTAATTGCTCCTGATACTAATAATGAGAAGCAATCAAGTCTGGTTAAAGCACTTTTTAATAATTCTCAAGGTGAGCTAAAACCAGATCAATTAGTGCGGGCTAGAGTGATTTGGAATCAGCGTTCTGGGGTATTAGTTCCCACAAAAGCAGTGTCTCGTTTAGGTGGAGAAACTTTTGTCTATGTCATCAAAAGGGAAGAGTCATCACAAGGGGTATCTCAATTAATAGCTCGGCAAAAGTCGGTAAAGTTAGGCAATATTAGAGATGATAATTACCAAGTTTTAGCAGGATTACAGCCGGAAGATCAAATTATTACTTCAGGACTATTGAATGTGAAAGATGGTGTGGCGATAGTCCCTGAATCTTGATATTCAGTAATTGGTAATTAGTAATGAGTAATTAATCAATTTTTTTACTAATTATCAGTTAGATGGAAATTTTTTCATCTTGGTTTTCACGCCTGAATCTTGATATGGTATTGAGGTCATCCTCTTCCTCCTTCAGTACATAGTACAGTTCCCAATTATGTTGAAGATTGAGCCAAAACTCAGAACTATTTCCCAAAAACTTAGATAGACGTAATGCAGTACTTGGGGTTACGCCACGCTTACCATTCACTAGTTCATTAATTCGCTGGTAGGGAACGTGAATTGCTTGTGCAAGTTCAGTTTGTGAGATTCCCATTGGCGCTAAAAAGTCTTTAAGCAGAATTTCTCCCGGATGTGTCGGAGGTCGATTTTTTGGGGTTCTCATATACGTATTACTTCTTAATGATAATCCACTATTTCAACAAGAGATGGTCCTTCTGGTGTCCATGCAAAACAAACTCGATATTGCTCATTAATCCGAATACTGTAATAACCTTTTTTATCTCCTTTTAGTGCTTCTAGCCTATTTCCTGGTGGTACTTTCATATCATCTACGCAAAAAGCCGCATTCAATTGATCTAATTTTCTCTGTGCAATTTCCCAAAGATGAGTGGGACACTTCTTGCGAGCGTCTTTTGAGTCGTTACCATCGAAAATATCTTCAGTTCCTTTATCTTTAAATGATACTATCATTTTAGCATGGTAACACGGGTGATATGCTAAAATATAATAATTATCAATTTACTCTGGGTTAAAAAATATCGGCTGGGTCTGCTGAGTTTAATTTTTCCATGAAACCTCACCCCAACCCTCTCCTTAGTAAGGAGAGGGAGTTTGAATCTTGTTTAAAAAATATCGGCTGGGTCTGCTGAGTTTAATTTTCTCATGAAACCTCACCCCAACCCTCTCCTTAGTAAGGAGAGGGAGTTTGAATTTTGTTTAGAAAATATCGGCTGGGTCTGCTGAGTTTAATTTTCGCATAGCGATCGCACCGGAAATTAAACACATTATAATTGTCAAGATTAAAACTAAAATTATTCGGTCAGGAGTCATAAATAGTGGTAACTTTGTGATGTTACGGGTAAAAGCATACATCACAAAGGAAACAAAGCCACCCGGAACAAAACCACAGATAGCTAATATTAATGCTTCTTGAAATACAACTAATAATAAATAGCTATTACGATAACCCATTGCCTTAAGTGTGGCATATTCCGGCAAGTGATCCATGACATCACTGTAAATAATTTGATAAACAATAATTACACCCACGAAAAAGCCGATGGTGACACCCAAAGAAAAGATAAAACCAATTGCGCCATTTTCTTGCCAATATTTCTTTTCAAAATCAATAAATTCTTGACGGGTGAAAACTTGCACATCATCATTCAAATAAGATTGCAATGCTTTGGCGACTAAATCCGCATCACTACCCGGTTTGAGGTTAATTAAACCTAAATTAACTTGACCTGGTTGCTGTCCTGAAAAAATCCGCAAATAGTTTTGGTCACTGGTAATGACACTACCATTAGCAACAAAAGAAGCGCCAACTTCGTACAAACCGCCAATTTTTACTTTACGTCCTTGCAGTTCTGTGGTAATAGATTTACCCTCAGATATTTGTGCGATCGCTTGTTCATATTTTCCGCTAGAATTGCGATCAAATAACAGCGTATTGGGATATTTAATCTGATCTAATTTTTGATTAACTGCTGGTAAATTGAACGCAGGTTTTTCTGGATTAAAGCCGATGACCAAAATTGATTCATCCAACTTCGTTTGGGGACTCTTCCAAACACCCAAGCGGACATACAAAGGATTAACAGACTCAACCTCAGACAAATTAGCAGCTTGAAACAAACGACGACGGGGAAAACTACTGAGAAGCCCCAAATTTTGCGCTTGACGACTCACCAACACCACATCAGCTTGTAAAAGTTCATGAAAGCGGGTATTACTATCATATAAAGCCGATTGAAAACCCAACTGCATTAACATTAAAAAATCAGCAAAAGTAATTCCACAAAGAGCGACTAAAAAACGCCCTTTTTGCTTCATTAATTGCCGCCAAGCCAAAGGAATTTTACGATTAAACATAAGGATACAAGTATTGAATGGGGATGAATAATTTATACAAGGGCGGGCAGGATGCCCACCCCACAATATTTATAAGATGAAAATGCTGTAACTAATGACTATTGACTAATTAGTATTTCCACGTTGACCTGAAGATTAGTAAAATTAGCCACTTGCTGACTAGAAGCTTCATCTAAACGAATTTTGGCCTCAATCACCCTCGCATCTGTAGCTGCTGTGGGGTCACTATCTAACACATCTTTCTTCGCTACCTTCAAGCCAATCCGATCCACAATTCCGCTTAATTCACCCGTAAAAGCATTGCTAGGACTGGTAATATTAGCAACTTGACCAGGGCGAATTTTGCCAATATCACTTTCATAAATTTCGGCGATCGCATACATTTTATCAGTTTTACCAAGTTCCACAATTCCCTCCTCACCGATAGTTTCACCGGGACGAGCTTGAACGCGAAGAATTTGACCTGCTTGGGGGGCGCGAATGTATGCTGTATCAACTTCAACTTGCATTTTTTCCACAGTAGCGATCGCACTATCCACTTCTGCTTGTACAATAGCTACATCAGTAGGACGCACCTCCGATGTTTGCGCTAAAGTTGCTTTGGCTTCTTGAATCTGTGCGGTGAGGGTGCGTTGAGTTCTGCCTAAACTGGCTTTAGCACCATTTAACTCCTCTTGGGCGGTTCTGACGGTTAATCTGCGAGTATCGAGCGCTGAAGCAGCGATCGCACCTTGATTGTAAAGACTTTCATAGCGGCGAAATTCCATCTCTGCATTTTGTAACTCAGCTTCCAGACGAGCATTGGTAGCTTGCTGGGTTTGGATTTCACCATCTAACTGTGCTTGCAGATTTCTCACAGTGGCTTCTCTAGCGGATATTTCACCTTGTTTTGCACCGGCTTTCACCTGATCCAGGCGTGATATCGCTACTCTGACTTGTTGCTGTGCTTCCTTCAGATTAGCTTGTAGGCGATCGCGATTATCCAAAATAGCAATCACCTCACCCGCGCGGACTTGCTTCCCTTCATCAACCAACAATTGAGCCACACGACTACTACCACTAGGATCAGTAGGAGCCGAAATTCTAATTACCTCACCAGCTGGTGACAATCGTCCCAGCGCATTCACTTTTGGCGTAACCGGCTGACTCACCTGTGTTGACACAACCGCAGTTTGAGGACTTGTAGGACGAGTTACATAGACTACACCCGCACCCATCGCCATCACCGAGGTAATACCCAAAGCGACCAACCAACGCAGATTGGGCGGAAACAAAGAAGACTTCTTAATTGTCTCAAAATTTCGCAACATTCAATAGTTCCTTAAATAGCACCTTTAAATAATTTGTAAAATCCCTCAAATTCCTGTCCCTCTCCTCGCTTGCGGGGAGGGGTTAGGGGTGGGGTTTCTATTCGCCCCTGTCTCCACAAGTTCCTCATACTTAAAGAAACCAGGATTAAGAATACCGCAAGGATCATATTTCCTTTTCAAATCATTGACAGTAGACCAGTAATTTCCGAATTGCGATCGCCATCTTGGTAAATCAAAATCCGCCCAAGTCGCCATATATCTTTTACCACCCATTTGCAAACCCAAATCAGTGAGTAAATTTAACTGCTCCAGCACAGGTTCAACTTGAGATTTAGGAATAGTCGGATACATTCCCAAACCGATAATTAAATCATCATCAGGTAAAGGAAACATAGGCATTTTATGCTTACCAGAATTGAGACAAAAAGAACCTACAGGTACGGTGCGGAAATCAACAAAAGATGGTAAGCGTTGGAGAGCAATATCAATAAATTCCTTTGCTCTACGTCCTGGTAAAAGTACATCTATCCAGGTA encodes:
- the devC gene encoding ABC transporter permease DevC; this encodes MFNRKIPLAWRQLMKQKGRFLVALCGITFADFLMLMQLGFQSALYDSNTRFHELLQADVVLVSRQAQNLGLLSSFPRRRLFQAANLSEVESVNPLYVRLGVWKSPQTKLDESILVIGFNPEKPAFNLPAVNQKLDQIKYPNTLLFDRNSSGKYEQAIAQISEGKSITTELQGRKVKIGGLYEVGASFVANGSVITSDQNYLRIFSGQQPGQVNLGLINLKPGSDADLVAKALQSYLNDDVQVFTRQEFIDFEKKYWQENGAIGFIFSLGVTIGFFVGVIIVYQIIYSDVMDHLPEYATLKAMGYRNSYLLLVVFQEALILAICGFVPGGFVSFVMYAFTRNITKLPLFMTPDRIILVLILTIIMCLISGAIAMRKLNSADPADIF
- a CDS encoding ABC exporter membrane fusion protein; translated protein: MLRNFETIKKSSLFPPNLRWLVALGITSVMAMGAGVVYVTRPTSPQTAVVSTQVSQPVTPKVNALGRLSPAGEVIRISAPTDPSGSSRVAQLLVDEGKQVRAGEVIAILDNRDRLQANLKEAQQQVRVAISRLDQVKAGAKQGEISAREATVRNLQAQLDGEIQTQQATNARLEAELQNAEMEFRRYESLYNQGAIAASALDTRRLTVRTAQEELNGAKASLGRTQRTLTAQIQEAKATLAQTSEVRPTDVAIVQAEVDSAIATVEKMQVEVDTAYIRAPQAGQILRVQARPGETIGEEGIVELGKTDKMYAIAEIYESDIGKIRPGQVANITSPSNAFTGELSGIVDRIGLKVAKKDVLDSDPTAATDARVIEAKIRLDEASSQQVANFTNLQVNVEILISQ
- a CDS encoding efflux RND transporter periplasmic adaptor subunit, whose protein sequence is MTSPEPQSEFGENLSQTSDESPFKQRRWLRLSLAFILITGGVTAIVWRGLTPTNQVSLTNIKTPGVRVKVSPVQIGTVEESSDFVASLESQRSVQIPSKIPGQVTQIFLQSGDPVTAGTAIIEVDSKQATIDEMNAARQAAVAQRENTRVKLQSLEAARQSHVADLQLQQQDYDRYAELANQGAVSRRARDEYASKLATAKANLGAINAQIQAEQATISQAETALQQAEANIQNQQVQPKNYRITAPFSGTVGDIPVKVGDLVNTSTPLVTVSQKQPLQVNISVPQEQSKQLRQGMPVEVLNPQGQVISTSKISLIAPDTNNEKQSSLVKALFNNSQGELKPDQLVRARVIWNQRSGVLVPTKAVSRLGGETFVYVIKREESSQGVSQLIARQKSVKLGNIRDDNYQVLAGLQPEDQIITSGLLNVKDGVAIVPES
- a CDS encoding HigA family addiction module antitoxin, whose product is MRTPKNRPPTHPGEILLKDFLAPMGISQTELAQAIHVPYQRINELVNGKRGVTPSTALRLSKFLGNSSEFWLNLQHNWELYYVLKEEEDDLNTISRFRRENQDEKISI
- a CDS encoding type II toxin-antitoxin system RelE/ParE family toxin, producing the protein MIVSFKDKGTEDIFDGNDSKDARKKCPTHLWEIAQRKLDQLNAAFCVDDMKVPPGNRLEALKGDKKGYYSIRINEQYRVCFAWTPEGPSLVEIVDYH
- a CDS encoding serine hydrolase, giving the protein MIFFRKDEQLENLGNGILEATWATFPTLARNQVGLTWIVYDPPVPVNTGGALTPDAFWNHTVRGFTYRGVERIYPASVVKLFYLVAVNEWLEKGMTSPSQELERALRDMIVDSSNDATSLIVDILSGTTSGPELPTGPFETWKYQRNIVNRYFQSLGWEEMETINVCQKTWGDGPYGRERAFYGEMLDNRNMVTTNAIAKLLHSIVGGVAVSSGRSQAMMSLLKRSLNPDDLPTDVEEDQVTGFLGSGLPPDAQIWSKAGWTSQVRHDAAYIELPEQRPYILVVFTEGKANAKHRDILPFISQLFAKEISSL
- a CDS encoding C40 family peptidase, giving the protein MLSNPESQILNSPSAEYHCIAALNLYDSPECTRLTTQAASGRHLRMTSNHQVSAVEVCLCEDDYPGWVSFADLDILQPATVLYQAKSFSESEMRKLLPNVIDFTQKAMQQSNYYLWGGTIAPNYDCSGLMQAAFVSVGVWLPRDAYQQEAFTQKITMTELAPGDLVFFGTLEKATHVGLYLGDGYYIHSSGKDQGRNGIGIDILSEQGDGVSQSYYQQLRGAGRVIKSYKPQRRCSRSVS